The following coding sequences lie in one Maniola jurtina chromosome 11, ilManJurt1.1, whole genome shotgun sequence genomic window:
- the LOC123869362 gene encoding uncharacterized protein LOC123869362 isoform X2: MSTQSYVSLIDLSKQFQFEIARDSLVSCVTIDGFPKVNPNLLKGIQQCTCGVDKSGDCPCYFKVPCRCGAKKHADCTCQQVENICICDEGKPQIVCKCKPENVCLCYDDKPRPVCVCNEVDKPCICQSGKYPCPICVCDGKPNIKSNIYKDVIETEENGEGENVNEEEESVTTTIPKESCTCQKLLPKPICYCRKGKECLCKEGECSCGVPPSCICEPTESAQILCKEDDSKTVCVCPVEKVCTCNAKSPDDCECFPKPVDCTCGYPEDCVCTHKCDCVPPCLCDLLPKKEDVCVCDENRTEIAGGLLCTCPPKKKEVAKLKRMRAGKHDYRWCPDVDPRHNYFGYAYDKHDKISYKEQEKEKLKILGLYSEPIPQEGPCPVHGSQSTVKQPEFKKKVRRPSLDCCSAVGGISISVETLGEDKDKFLVQVVSHASKEGAKTGSKLVSILDCNLHTLEENKTEHITKKDLTKEQRSYMTICEKGYYNKVTRICGERHYVKRLYHSFDDARNFLLEGANVVLLRYIGISRYCGHIKTDTVLIDGTICESIYVSLGVSQAIVNGKPLFVVKVERHIIEPSGFIHQTLTVLTLRGYMVSHEWADTSYIFHINPLLQIVPEKDEIEPHEPLREHWRSDLQLFSDYLDHKSTRSSEGAKYVTENGELTGLIRDYLQTLLLLRPHDALQFTRNYFGSTLSALDLPHDEYFEPCTRHVRYYFFEE; the protein is encoded by the exons ATGTCTACTCAATCTTACGTTTCGTTAATTGATTTATCTAAACAATTTCAATTTGAAATTG CGCGTGATAGTTTGGTGAGCTGTGTAACAATAGATGGCTTTCCTAAAGTGAATCCAAATCTTCTTAAAGGTATACAGCAATGTACCTGCGGAGTTGATAAATCGGGTGATTGCCCATGTTATTTCAAAGTACCTTGTCGCTGTGGTGCTAAAAAACACGCCGATTGTACTTGTCAGCAAGTTGAAAATATTTGTATATGCGACGAAGGAAAACCCCAAATAGTGTGCAAATGTAAGCCCGaaaatgtatgtttgtgttaTGACGACAAACCTCGTCCTGTTTGCGTTTGCAATGAAGTTGACAAGCCATGCATTTGCCAATCTGGCAAGTATCCTTGTCCAATTTGTGTCTGCGATGGTAAGCctaatattaaaagtaatatttataAAGATGTGATTGAAACGGAAGAAAACGGCGAGGGTGAAAATGTGAATGAAGAGGAAGAATCCGTTACTACAACAATCCCAAAAGAATCGTGTACTTGTCAAAAGCTGTTACCAAAACCTATTTGTTACTGCCGCAAAGGAAAGGAATGCTTGTGTAAAGAGGGAGAGTGCAGTTGCGGTGTTCCACCATCTTGCATTTGTGAACCTACTGAGAGTGCTCAAATCCTTTGCAAAGAGGACGATTCTAAAACAGTTTGCGTGTGTCCAGTTGAGAAGGTATGCACTTGCAATGCAAAATCACCTGATGACTGTGAATGTTTTCCGAAACCCGTAGACTGTACTTGTGGCTACCCAGAAGATTGTGTTTGCACCCACAAATGTGATTGTGTTCCACCCTGTCTTTGTGATCTTCTACCAAAGAAGGAGGATGTGTGTGTTTGTGACGAAAATAGAACGGAAATTGCTGGTGGTCTCCTTTGCACATGCCCGCCTAAGAAAAAGGAAGTggcaaaattaaaaagaatgagAGCAGGAAAACATGACTACCGATGGTGTCCCGACGTGGATCCGAGGCACAACTATTTTGGCTACGCGTACGACAAACATGATAAAATATCGTACAAAGAACAGGAAAaggaaaagttaaaaattttagGGCTATACTCAGAACCAATCCCACAAGAAGGTCCCTGTCCTGTCCATGGTAGCCAGAGTACAGTAAAACAACCAGAGTTCAAGAAAAAAGTAAGGAGGCCTTCTTTAGACTGCTGCAGTGCTGTTGGAG GTATAAGCATTAGCGTCGAAACTCTAGGTGAAGACAAAGATAAGTTTCTGGTTCAAGTTGTATCACACGCGTCGAAGGAAGGGGCTAAAACGGGATCCAAGCTCGTCAGCATCTTGGATTGTAACCTTCATACTTTGGAAGAGAACAAAACTGA ACACATAACAAAGAAGGACCTTACCAAAGAGCAACGCAGCTATATGACGATCTGTGAAAAGGGCTATTACAATAAAGTGACTCGTATTTGCGGCGAGCGACATTATGTGAAACGACTCTATCACTCTTTCGATGACGCCCGTAACTTTTTATTGGAAGGTGCTAACGTGGTGCTTCTCCGATATATCGGGATAAGCAGATACTGCGGTCATATTAAAACTGATACCGTACTTATCGATGGTACTATATGTGAAAGCATTTAC GTAAGTCTCGGTGTAAGTCAAGCGATTGTAAACGGCAAGCCATTATTCGTAGTGAAGGTAGAACGTCATATTATTGAGCCATCCGGATTTATTCATCAAACATTGACAGTTCTCACGCTAAGAG GATACATGGTGAGCCACGAGTGGGCGGACACCAGCTACATATTTCATATTAACCCTCTGCTTCAAATCGTTCCCGAAAAAGATGAAATAGAACCGCACGAGCCCCTTCGGGAACATTGGCGGAGCGATTTACAGCTGTTTTCAGACTATCTTGATCACAAA AGCACGCGGTCATCAGAAGGTGCTAAATACGTGACGGAGAACGGCGAGCTCACGGGGTTGATTCGCGACTACCTCCAGACGTTACTTCTATTGCGTCCCCACGATGCCTTGCAGTTCACGAGGAATTACTTCGGTTCCACTCTCTCTGCTTTGGACCTTCCACATGACGAGTACTTTGAACCCTGCACGAGACACGTTAGATATTACTTTTTTGAAGAATAA
- the LOC123869362 gene encoding uncharacterized protein LOC123869362 isoform X1, whose protein sequence is MSTQSYVSLIDLSKQFQFEIDEDMKKKICFNETLIVSCGHYEGEFQDESTDSECSRIDSTESKLSDEKKDDEIEQTQDEPAEELPKSPSEPEENDFHFYFFPDCNKPVPARDSLVSCVTIDGFPKVNPNLLKGIQQCTCGVDKSGDCPCYFKVPCRCGAKKHADCTCQQVENICICDEGKPQIVCKCKPENVCLCYDDKPRPVCVCNEVDKPCICQSGKYPCPICVCDGKPNIKSNIYKDVIETEENGEGENVNEEEESVTTTIPKESCTCQKLLPKPICYCRKGKECLCKEGECSCGVPPSCICEPTESAQILCKEDDSKTVCVCPVEKVCTCNAKSPDDCECFPKPVDCTCGYPEDCVCTHKCDCVPPCLCDLLPKKEDVCVCDENRTEIAGGLLCTCPPKKKEVAKLKRMRAGKHDYRWCPDVDPRHNYFGYAYDKHDKISYKEQEKEKLKILGLYSEPIPQEGPCPVHGSQSTVKQPEFKKKVRRPSLDCCSAVGGISISVETLGEDKDKFLVQVVSHASKEGAKTGSKLVSILDCNLHTLEENKTEHITKKDLTKEQRSYMTICEKGYYNKVTRICGERHYVKRLYHSFDDARNFLLEGANVVLLRYIGISRYCGHIKTDTVLIDGTICESIYVSLGVSQAIVNGKPLFVVKVERHIIEPSGFIHQTLTVLTLRGYMVSHEWADTSYIFHINPLLQIVPEKDEIEPHEPLREHWRSDLQLFSDYLDHKSTRSSEGAKYVTENGELTGLIRDYLQTLLLLRPHDALQFTRNYFGSTLSALDLPHDEYFEPCTRHVRYYFFEE, encoded by the exons ATGTCTACTCAATCTTACGTTTCGTTAATTGATTTATCTAAACAATTTCAATTTGAAATTG ATGAGGAtatgaagaaaaaaatatgttttaatgaGACATTAATAGTAAGTTGTGGCCACTATGAAGGTgaatttcaggatgaatctactgATTCTGAATGCTCTCGTATTGATTCAACGGAGAGTAAATTGAGTGATGAAAAAAAGGATGATGAAATAGAACAAACGCAAGATGAGCCAGCTGAAGAACTACCAAAATCGCCAAGCGAACCAGAGGAGaatgattttcatttttattttttccctgATTGTAATAAACCTGTTCCAGCGCGTGATAGTTTGGTGAGCTGTGTAACAATAGATGGCTTTCCTAAAGTGAATCCAAATCTTCTTAAAGGTATACAGCAATGTACCTGCGGAGTTGATAAATCGGGTGATTGCCCATGTTATTTCAAAGTACCTTGTCGCTGTGGTGCTAAAAAACACGCCGATTGTACTTGTCAGCAAGTTGAAAATATTTGTATATGCGACGAAGGAAAACCCCAAATAGTGTGCAAATGTAAGCCCGaaaatgtatgtttgtgttaTGACGACAAACCTCGTCCTGTTTGCGTTTGCAATGAAGTTGACAAGCCATGCATTTGCCAATCTGGCAAGTATCCTTGTCCAATTTGTGTCTGCGATGGTAAGCctaatattaaaagtaatatttataAAGATGTGATTGAAACGGAAGAAAACGGCGAGGGTGAAAATGTGAATGAAGAGGAAGAATCCGTTACTACAACAATCCCAAAAGAATCGTGTACTTGTCAAAAGCTGTTACCAAAACCTATTTGTTACTGCCGCAAAGGAAAGGAATGCTTGTGTAAAGAGGGAGAGTGCAGTTGCGGTGTTCCACCATCTTGCATTTGTGAACCTACTGAGAGTGCTCAAATCCTTTGCAAAGAGGACGATTCTAAAACAGTTTGCGTGTGTCCAGTTGAGAAGGTATGCACTTGCAATGCAAAATCACCTGATGACTGTGAATGTTTTCCGAAACCCGTAGACTGTACTTGTGGCTACCCAGAAGATTGTGTTTGCACCCACAAATGTGATTGTGTTCCACCCTGTCTTTGTGATCTTCTACCAAAGAAGGAGGATGTGTGTGTTTGTGACGAAAATAGAACGGAAATTGCTGGTGGTCTCCTTTGCACATGCCCGCCTAAGAAAAAGGAAGTggcaaaattaaaaagaatgagAGCAGGAAAACATGACTACCGATGGTGTCCCGACGTGGATCCGAGGCACAACTATTTTGGCTACGCGTACGACAAACATGATAAAATATCGTACAAAGAACAGGAAAaggaaaagttaaaaattttagGGCTATACTCAGAACCAATCCCACAAGAAGGTCCCTGTCCTGTCCATGGTAGCCAGAGTACAGTAAAACAACCAGAGTTCAAGAAAAAAGTAAGGAGGCCTTCTTTAGACTGCTGCAGTGCTGTTGGAG GTATAAGCATTAGCGTCGAAACTCTAGGTGAAGACAAAGATAAGTTTCTGGTTCAAGTTGTATCACACGCGTCGAAGGAAGGGGCTAAAACGGGATCCAAGCTCGTCAGCATCTTGGATTGTAACCTTCATACTTTGGAAGAGAACAAAACTGA ACACATAACAAAGAAGGACCTTACCAAAGAGCAACGCAGCTATATGACGATCTGTGAAAAGGGCTATTACAATAAAGTGACTCGTATTTGCGGCGAGCGACATTATGTGAAACGACTCTATCACTCTTTCGATGACGCCCGTAACTTTTTATTGGAAGGTGCTAACGTGGTGCTTCTCCGATATATCGGGATAAGCAGATACTGCGGTCATATTAAAACTGATACCGTACTTATCGATGGTACTATATGTGAAAGCATTTAC GTAAGTCTCGGTGTAAGTCAAGCGATTGTAAACGGCAAGCCATTATTCGTAGTGAAGGTAGAACGTCATATTATTGAGCCATCCGGATTTATTCATCAAACATTGACAGTTCTCACGCTAAGAG GATACATGGTGAGCCACGAGTGGGCGGACACCAGCTACATATTTCATATTAACCCTCTGCTTCAAATCGTTCCCGAAAAAGATGAAATAGAACCGCACGAGCCCCTTCGGGAACATTGGCGGAGCGATTTACAGCTGTTTTCAGACTATCTTGATCACAAA AGCACGCGGTCATCAGAAGGTGCTAAATACGTGACGGAGAACGGCGAGCTCACGGGGTTGATTCGCGACTACCTCCAGACGTTACTTCTATTGCGTCCCCACGATGCCTTGCAGTTCACGAGGAATTACTTCGGTTCCACTCTCTCTGCTTTGGACCTTCCACATGACGAGTACTTTGAACCCTGCACGAGACACGTTAGATATTACTTTTTTGAAGAATAA